In Phycisphaeraceae bacterium, a single genomic region encodes these proteins:
- a CDS encoding DUF4065 domain-containing protein, whose translation MMERTIYCPNCECDRLFRPEERDERFDVRGEDVSLKVPVWVCAECGESVVDAAFGDPVERAMDAHREKRGLLSSAEIRRIREQWSLSQVAFATLLGMSPATINRYEQGSLQQEKEDELLRACDSPDRMRDLLRRRGHLLSERQRIAAEAKLGPVAASGVAYWETGFYESMPVEVSKRSGFRQFDFDRYAAVVAWLCKNVQLVTQTKLYKLLFYADFICFRASSRSLTGAVYRRMPYGPVPVGFSGLRAQLEADDVVVVSEMAFQNGNTGEVFRPGARAEESLGVLTDDDMRVLKFVRDALGAMTPSDISDKSHEESAWKDTLPKDVISYEKAMELSLSLTK comes from the coding sequence ATGATGGAACGAACAATCTACTGCCCCAACTGCGAGTGCGACCGCCTCTTTCGCCCGGAGGAACGCGACGAGCGATTTGATGTTCGAGGTGAGGACGTCTCGCTCAAGGTTCCCGTCTGGGTCTGCGCCGAGTGTGGCGAGTCCGTCGTCGATGCCGCCTTCGGCGATCCGGTCGAGCGCGCGATGGATGCCCATCGAGAGAAGCGCGGCCTGCTGTCGTCGGCGGAGATTCGTCGCATACGCGAACAGTGGAGCTTGAGCCAGGTGGCATTCGCCACGCTGCTCGGAATGAGCCCAGCAACGATTAATCGCTACGAGCAAGGCTCGCTGCAGCAGGAGAAGGAGGATGAGCTGCTGCGCGCCTGCGACAGCCCCGACCGCATGCGCGACCTCCTCAGACGCCGAGGGCACCTGCTTTCGGAGCGCCAGCGTATCGCAGCGGAGGCGAAGCTCGGACCAGTTGCGGCAAGCGGTGTTGCGTATTGGGAAACAGGCTTCTACGAATCGATGCCGGTTGAGGTGTCCAAGCGAAGTGGATTCCGCCAGTTCGATTTCGATCGATACGCCGCAGTGGTGGCGTGGCTCTGCAAGAACGTTCAACTCGTCACGCAGACAAAGCTTTACAAGCTCCTCTTCTACGCGGATTTCATCTGCTTTCGTGCGTCGTCGCGATCGCTCACGGGTGCCGTGTATCGGCGAATGCCGTACGGCCCGGTGCCCGTGGGATTCAGCGGACTGCGTGCGCAGCTCGAAGCCGACGATGTTGTGGTCGTCAGCGAGATGGCGTTCCAGAACGGGAACACGGGCGAGGTCTTCCGCCCTGGCGCGCGAGCAGAGGAGTCCCTCGGTGTGCTGACTGACGACGACATGCGTGTGCTGAAGTTCGTCCGCGATGCTCTCGGTGCTATGACGCCGTCAGACATCAGCGACAAGTCGCACGAAGAGTCGGCGTGGAAGGACACCCTTCCAAAGGATGTGATCAGCTACGAGAAGGCGATGGAGTTGTCGCTTTCGCTCACCAAGTGA
- a CDS encoding recombinase family protein: MSRSRLAPARASAATVRCAIYTRKSSEEGLEQEFNSLDAQRESGENYIASQAGEGWVCLPDRYDDGGFTGGNMERPALRRLMADIESGKVDCVVVYKVDRLSRSLLDFARMMETFERRKVSFVSVTQQFNTASSMGRLVLNVLLSFAQFEREIISERTRDKIAATRRKGKWAGGHPILGYDVDPRGFRLIVNEDEASRVREIFALYLEHQALIPTVKAIDERGWVNKRWTTRKGAERGGKAFDKASLFKLLTNVVYLGKVRYKSEVHEGEHAAIVDADLFERTQRLLVRNGRTGGAAVRNKYGALLKGLLRCTPCGCSMGHTYSTRRDGNGNGSIQYRYYVCLNAQKRGWHTCPSKSVPAAELERLVVEQIRAIGRDPTLITATLKHARKQATEAIATIEGEKRTVERELRRYERELRELAAEAGASTVASSRLGELNDRIRSGEQRMTELRERAMTLGREIVDEREVARSLSAFDPVWETLSPKEQARVVRLLVKRVDYDGVTGMVGVTFHPSGLRGLASEVGAPDEEEVAA; the protein is encoded by the coding sequence ATGAGCCGATCCCGGCTGGCCCCGGCCCGCGCCTCCGCCGCGACGGTCCGCTGCGCCATCTACACCCGCAAGTCGAGCGAGGAGGGCCTCGAGCAGGAGTTCAATTCGCTCGACGCCCAGCGCGAGAGCGGCGAGAACTACATCGCGAGCCAGGCGGGCGAAGGCTGGGTATGCCTGCCCGATCGCTACGACGACGGCGGCTTCACGGGCGGCAACATGGAGCGACCGGCGCTCAGACGCCTGATGGCCGACATCGAGTCGGGCAAGGTCGACTGCGTCGTCGTCTACAAGGTCGATCGCCTCAGCCGGTCGCTGCTCGACTTCGCCCGCATGATGGAGACGTTCGAGCGCCGCAAGGTGTCGTTCGTCTCCGTCACGCAGCAGTTCAACACCGCGTCGTCGATGGGGCGGCTCGTCCTCAACGTCCTGCTCTCCTTCGCCCAGTTCGAGCGCGAGATCATCTCCGAGCGCACCCGCGACAAGATCGCAGCGACGCGGCGCAAGGGGAAGTGGGCGGGCGGCCATCCGATCCTCGGCTACGACGTCGATCCCCGCGGCTTCCGGCTCATCGTCAACGAGGACGAGGCTTCGCGCGTCCGCGAGATCTTCGCGCTCTACCTCGAGCACCAGGCGCTGATCCCGACGGTGAAGGCGATCGACGAGCGCGGGTGGGTCAACAAGCGCTGGACCACCCGCAAGGGCGCGGAGCGCGGCGGGAAGGCGTTCGACAAGGCGAGCCTCTTCAAGCTGCTAACGAACGTCGTCTACCTCGGTAAGGTGCGGTACAAGAGCGAGGTCCACGAGGGCGAGCACGCGGCGATCGTCGATGCCGACCTCTTCGAGCGCACGCAACGCCTGCTGGTCCGCAACGGCCGAACGGGCGGAGCCGCGGTGCGAAACAAGTACGGCGCGCTCCTCAAGGGGCTGCTGCGGTGTACGCCGTGCGGCTGCTCGATGGGTCACACCTATTCGACCCGGCGCGATGGGAACGGCAACGGCTCCATCCAGTACCGCTACTACGTCTGCCTCAACGCGCAGAAGCGCGGCTGGCACACCTGCCCGTCCAAGTCGGTTCCGGCTGCGGAGCTCGAGCGGCTCGTTGTCGAGCAGATCCGGGCGATCGGTCGCGACCCGACGCTCATCACCGCGACGCTGAAGCACGCGAGGAAGCAGGCAACCGAGGCAATCGCCACGATCGAGGGCGAAAAACGGACGGTCGAGCGCGAGCTTCGGCGGTACGAACGAGAGCTCCGCGAGTTGGCCGCGGAGGCGGGAGCAAGCACGGTCGCATCATCGCGCCTGGGCGAGCTCAACGATCGCATCCGATCAGGCGAGCAGCGGATGACGGAGCTGCGCGAGCGGGCGATGACGCTCGGGCGCGAGATCGTCGACGAGCGCGAGGTCGCCCGTTCGCTCTCCGCGTTCGATCCGGTGTGGGAGACGCTCTCGCCGAAGGAGCAGGCCCGCGTCGTCCGGCTGTTGGTCAAGCGCGTCGACTACGACGGCGTCACCGGGATGGTGGGCGTGACGTTCCACCCGAGCGGCCTGCGCGGCTTGGCCAGCGAGGTCGGGGCGCCTGACGAAGAGGAGGTCGCCGCGTGA
- a CDS encoding nucleotidyltransferase domain-containing protein — protein MPPVDPERLARLCEKHWVARLELFGSHALGVVEAGSDIDILVTFESGAPVGLAIVALQQDLEALFGRSVDLLTRDSVEQSPNKYFRHFALRKTSTIFERP, from the coding sequence ATGCCCCCGGTCGATCCCGAACGCCTCGCCCGACTGTGTGAGAAGCATTGGGTCGCGCGACTGGAGCTCTTCGGAAGCCATGCACTCGGTGTTGTCGAAGCCGGGAGCGACATAGACATACTCGTGACGTTCGAATCTGGAGCACCGGTCGGATTGGCCATCGTCGCACTCCAGCAAGACCTCGAGGCGCTGTTCGGCCGCTCCGTCGATCTGCTGACACGTGACTCCGTCGAGCAGTCGCCGAACAAGTACTTCCGTCACTTCGCCCTGAGGAAGACGAGCACAATCTTCGAGCGGCCGTGA
- a CDS encoding TolC family protein: protein MTGHQAAFLARTPESPEVRTFAESLAARSSAPAGGMVVFDPGDGITCEEAEVIALVFNTDLRVARLRAGVTQATAENAGLWQDPTVGVDLNRIIQSTPEPWKVFTSVGLTIPISGRLEIEKQRAGVEHAAELARVAQREWMVRTSVRRAWSEWSALNAQLAVTRDFLSQVDQILSVVDKMEQAGEMARTEARLFRIEKATKAADLAVLESRVREADLRLRQLMGMSPDAPLRLHADGVGPTRSRVHSGMDTAELERRNPAMLVAAAEYEAAEKTLELEVRKQYPDLLIGPGYGNEDGQDQVRLGLSLAVPILNANRRGIAEARAQREVTRAAAEATLEQTITAVRAAEVRLMAATQRRSTLESEIVPLVDAQYADARQVARLGEVNTLVLLESLTRQQEAKVGLVEAVRDEALAGVDLDELLGPEALTSPSGPAAIPDTPRIAAPSSGKPASEGTPTKSTGAGAR, encoded by the coding sequence ATGACTGGACACCAAGCCGCGTTCCTCGCACGGACGCCGGAAAGTCCGGAAGTCAGGACATTCGCGGAAAGCCTCGCGGCGAGGTCATCAGCGCCCGCGGGCGGGATGGTGGTGTTCGATCCCGGCGACGGCATTACCTGCGAGGAAGCCGAGGTCATCGCGCTTGTGTTCAACACCGACCTCCGAGTCGCTCGCTTGCGGGCGGGGGTCACCCAGGCGACCGCGGAGAACGCGGGGCTTTGGCAAGACCCAACGGTCGGCGTCGACCTGAACCGCATCATCCAGAGCACGCCCGAGCCTTGGAAAGTCTTCACGAGTGTCGGCCTCACGATCCCGATCTCGGGCCGACTGGAAATCGAGAAGCAGCGGGCGGGTGTGGAACACGCCGCAGAGCTCGCACGGGTTGCCCAGCGCGAATGGATGGTGCGGACGTCGGTTCGGCGGGCATGGAGCGAATGGTCGGCGCTGAACGCGCAGCTCGCGGTCACGCGCGACTTCCTGTCCCAAGTGGACCAGATCCTCTCTGTCGTCGACAAGATGGAGCAGGCGGGGGAGATGGCCAGGACCGAGGCGCGGCTCTTCCGCATCGAGAAGGCAACGAAGGCCGCAGACCTCGCCGTACTTGAGTCCCGAGTTCGTGAAGCAGATCTTCGGCTTCGCCAACTCATGGGGATGTCACCCGACGCTCCGCTTCGGTTGCACGCCGACGGGGTCGGGCCGACCCGGTCGAGAGTGCACTCCGGAATGGACACCGCCGAGCTCGAGCGCCGGAACCCGGCGATGCTGGTCGCCGCCGCCGAATACGAGGCCGCCGAGAAGACCCTTGAACTTGAGGTTCGCAAGCAGTATCCCGACTTGCTCATCGGACCTGGCTATGGGAACGAGGACGGCCAAGACCAGGTGCGACTAGGCTTATCTCTTGCCGTCCCGATCCTGAACGCCAACCGTCGCGGCATCGCTGAGGCGCGGGCGCAGCGCGAAGTCACCCGGGCCGCTGCCGAGGCCACACTGGAGCAGACCATCACCGCCGTTCGCGCGGCCGAGGTGCGGCTCATGGCTGCGACGCAACGCCGCTCGACTCTGGAATCGGAGATCGTGCCGCTGGTCGACGCGCAATACGCCGATGCCCGCCAAGTGGCCCGACTGGGCGAAGTGAACACACTGGTGCTCTTGGAGAGCCTGACGCGGCAACAAGAAGCCAAAGTCGGGCTCGTTGAAGCGGTACGCGATGAGGCGCTCGCCGGAGTTGATCTGGACGAGCTTCTCGGCCCCGAAGCGTTGACGTCTCCGAGTGGGCCTGCCGCGATTCCCGATACTCCGAGAATTGCTGCTCCTTCGAGCGGCAAGCCAGCTTCGGAAGGCACCCCCACGAAATCCACCGGCGCGGGCGCGCGCTGA
- a CDS encoding DUF2924 domain-containing protein, with the protein MALNVGRLMSELERMTVTELRRRYAEVFGEETRSCHKAYLVRRIAWRVQANTEGDLAERAQRLRERAMEIADDADLRMRAPGPARPPGPALLAAQTPASATTAISVASDGRLPMPGALLTRQYRGRTIRVRVLPKGFDYEGTIYRSLSAVAQAVTGAHWNGYLFFGLEKPRCEEATR; encoded by the coding sequence GTGGCGTTGAACGTCGGACGGTTGATGAGCGAGCTCGAGCGCATGACGGTGACCGAACTGCGGCGGCGCTACGCCGAGGTCTTCGGCGAGGAGACGCGCTCGTGTCACAAGGCGTACCTCGTGCGGCGGATCGCGTGGCGGGTGCAGGCCAACACCGAGGGCGATCTCGCGGAGCGGGCGCAGCGGCTTCGCGAGCGGGCGATGGAGATCGCCGACGACGCCGACCTGCGGATGCGGGCACCCGGCCCCGCGCGGCCGCCCGGCCCGGCGCTCCTCGCAGCGCAGACCCCCGCAAGCGCGACCACGGCGATCTCGGTCGCCAGCGACGGTCGGCTCCCGATGCCCGGAGCCTTGCTCACCCGCCAGTACCGAGGCCGGACCATCCGCGTGCGTGTGCTGCCGAAGGGCTTCGACTACGAGGGCACGATCTATCGCTCGCTCTCGGCCGTCGCCCAGGCGGTGACCGGCGCGCATTGGAACGGCTACCTCTTCTTCGGGCTTGAGAAGCCGCGGTGCGAGGAGGCCACCCGATGA
- a CDS encoding DUF2188 domain-containing protein → MAKKSNTHHVTYDKKADDWKVTRGGADRAAGRFDTKQQAVDAAREISRNQKTELKIHNKDGKIAQSDSHGNDPHPPKG, encoded by the coding sequence ATGGCAAAGAAGAGTAACACGCATCACGTGACCTACGACAAGAAGGCTGATGACTGGAAAGTCACACGCGGAGGTGCCGATCGTGCGGCGGGCCGGTTCGACACCAAGCAGCAGGCGGTCGACGCGGCGCGCGAGATCAGCCGCAACCAGAAAACTGAGCTGAAGATTCACAACAAGGATGGCAAGATCGCTCAGTCCGACAGCCACGGCAATGATCCTCATCCGCCGAAGGGCTGA
- a CDS encoding transposase: MAQRINADMGLVDGMTADLGGPRTAKLLDRLDAAVAWKDLVAPIAKLAEYRAKRGGENKGGRPAWQPETMLRCMRLAKWFNLGDAQLEECLKDRLSFRRFIGLSLTDATPDETTFVVFRRRLRESGLDRTIFEATLAQLEKGGLLVKEGTLVDATIIEQARRSTRDNGTSTRDLGASFTKKSRQTHFGYIGSVRMAETDGVQPSAVPRAATERVRLRNASRGLQLETEPESRVGMSESEWHRAAGPARSAPRRLRRDPS, from the coding sequence ATGGCGCAACGAATCAATGCGGACATGGGACTGGTCGACGGGATGACGGCGGACCTCGGCGGGCCGAGGACGGCGAAGCTGCTCGATCGCCTGGATGCGGCCGTTGCATGGAAGGATCTCGTGGCACCGATCGCGAAGCTTGCGGAGTACCGCGCGAAGCGAGGCGGCGAGAACAAGGGCGGTCGACCGGCGTGGCAGCCGGAGACGATGCTCCGCTGCATGCGTCTTGCGAAGTGGTTCAACCTTGGTGACGCGCAGCTCGAAGAGTGCCTGAAGGACCGCCTCTCGTTCCGGCGATTCATCGGCTTGAGTCTGACGGACGCGACGCCGGACGAGACGACCTTCGTGGTATTCCGTCGTCGACTTCGCGAGTCGGGACTCGATCGAACGATCTTCGAGGCGACGCTGGCTCAGCTCGAGAAGGGTGGATTGCTGGTGAAGGAGGGCACGCTCGTCGATGCGACGATCATCGAGCAGGCGCGTAGATCGACGCGGGACAACGGGACGAGCACGCGCGATCTGGGAGCGAGCTTCACGAAGAAGTCCCGCCAGACGCACTTTGGCTACATAGGGTCCGTTCGCATGGCTGAAACAGATGGGGTACAGCCGAGTGCGGTACCGAGGGCAGCGACGGAACGAGTTCGACTTCGCAATGCGTCTCGTGGTCTACAACTGGAAACGGAGCCTGAGTCTCGCGTGGGCATGAGCGAGAGCGAGTGGCACCGTGCAGCAGGGCCGGCTCGATCGGCCCCCCGGCGACTGCGACGGGATCCCAGCTAA